One Vallitalea pronyensis genomic region harbors:
- the xdhA gene encoding xanthine dehydrogenase subunit XdhA, with amino-acid sequence MSVGLSVKRVDAFEKVTGRARYTDDYHLDHALVAKIMHSTIANGLVKQIDISEASKLPGVVKIVTCFDVPDITYPTAGHPWSVDPDHQDVADRKLLNTRVRYYGDDIAAVIAKDEVTASRALKLIKVEYEEYEPMVAIDASLKDGAQALHEAYPDNILNHTHYEKGNYEEAIKEEGLIRFEGEYKTPMVKHCHIETPISYAYGEAGRMVVVSSTQIPHIVRRIVGQALGLGWGKVRIIKPYIGGGFGNKQDALYEPLNAYLSQVIGGRCVKLELTREETFVNTRVRNAMRIKLISYIRPNGRLVARKAELFANKGAYASHGHSVVSKAGHAVKQIYHDEKATMGDMYSVFTNMPVSGAMRAYGIPQITFALEAQMDEMAEKLKIDPIAIRKMNMMQEGFVDNQIKCNSYGLEACIDKGKETIDWDNKRKAYANQTGPVRRGVGMAIFSYATGVYPIALETASCRIVLNQDGTIQVQMGATEIGQGADTVFSQMAAEILDIPMSHVHIISTQDTDVTPYDSGAYASRQSYVSGMAVKKAAIELRDKILEHAEFMLKLPVGNLDLAHCHVVNKQTGDVLASLEEVATHAVYNMEKSVHITADVTNHCKSNTFSFGACFVDIEVDVPIGKIKVNKVINVHDCGKLLNPQLAAAQVHGGMSMSLGFGLSEQMLFHEKTGKPLNNNLLDYKLPTILDTPKLETDFVETYDVSGPFGNKALGEPPAIPVAPAIRNALFHATGVSFHEAPLTPQRLVEKFKSLNMI; translated from the coding sequence ATGAGTGTAGGTCTAAGCGTTAAACGGGTTGATGCTTTTGAAAAAGTCACGGGACGTGCTCGGTATACGGATGATTATCATTTAGATCACGCCTTAGTAGCAAAAATTATGCATAGTACCATTGCCAATGGACTGGTTAAACAGATAGATATATCAGAAGCAAGTAAGTTACCAGGTGTTGTGAAGATTGTAACGTGCTTTGATGTACCAGATATCACCTACCCAACAGCTGGGCATCCTTGGTCTGTCGATCCAGACCATCAAGATGTAGCTGATCGAAAATTATTAAATACACGTGTAAGATATTATGGTGATGATATAGCAGCTGTTATTGCAAAAGATGAAGTAACAGCGTCAAGAGCTCTTAAGCTTATTAAAGTAGAGTATGAAGAATATGAGCCTATGGTAGCCATTGATGCATCGCTAAAAGATGGCGCACAGGCACTTCATGAAGCATACCCTGATAATATTTTGAATCACACCCACTATGAAAAGGGAAACTATGAGGAAGCCATTAAGGAAGAAGGTCTTATACGATTTGAAGGGGAATACAAGACACCCATGGTAAAGCATTGTCATATTGAAACCCCTATTTCCTATGCCTATGGTGAAGCGGGTCGTATGGTTGTTGTATCGTCAACACAGATACCCCATATTGTTCGTCGTATTGTGGGTCAGGCGCTAGGACTTGGCTGGGGGAAGGTAAGAATTATTAAGCCTTACATTGGCGGTGGTTTTGGTAATAAACAGGATGCATTGTATGAACCGCTGAATGCCTACTTGTCACAGGTCATTGGTGGACGATGTGTGAAATTAGAGCTCACAAGAGAAGAAACCTTTGTTAATACCCGTGTTCGTAATGCCATGCGTATTAAGCTTATCAGTTATATACGGCCTAATGGCCGTTTGGTTGCTAGAAAAGCTGAGCTATTTGCCAATAAAGGTGCTTATGCCTCTCATGGTCACAGCGTTGTATCCAAAGCAGGTCATGCGGTTAAGCAAATCTATCATGATGAAAAGGCAACCATGGGTGATATGTATAGTGTATTCACCAACATGCCTGTGTCAGGAGCTATGCGTGCTTACGGTATTCCACAGATTACATTTGCCTTAGAAGCTCAAATGGATGAGATGGCTGAGAAATTGAAGATCGATCCCATAGCCATTCGAAAAATGAACATGATGCAGGAAGGTTTTGTGGATAATCAGATCAAGTGTAACAGTTATGGTTTAGAAGCTTGTATTGATAAAGGGAAAGAAACCATTGATTGGGATAATAAGCGTAAGGCCTACGCCAACCAAACAGGTCCCGTACGTAGGGGTGTAGGGATGGCGATTTTCAGTTATGCCACAGGCGTATACCCCATAGCCTTAGAAACAGCATCTTGTCGTATTGTACTCAACCAAGACGGTACCATACAGGTACAAATGGGTGCAACGGAAATTGGTCAAGGTGCGGATACCGTATTTTCACAAATGGCAGCGGAAATTCTTGATATACCCATGAGCCATGTGCATATTATTTCCACACAAGATACAGATGTGACACCTTATGACTCAGGTGCTTATGCTTCCAGACAATCCTATGTATCAGGTATGGCAGTCAAAAAAGCAGCCATAGAGCTTAGAGATAAGATACTAGAACATGCTGAGTTTATGTTGAAGTTACCTGTAGGTAATTTGGATTTAGCTCATTGTCATGTTGTCAATAAACAAACAGGTGACGTGCTTGCTTCCTTAGAAGAGGTGGCAACCCACGCTGTTTACAACATGGAAAAATCCGTTCATATTACTGCAGATGTTACCAATCATTGTAAATCCAACACCTTCTCATTTGGTGCTTGTTTTGTGGATATTGAAGTGGATGTACCCATCGGTAAAATAAAAGTAAACAAAGTCATTAATGTCCATGATTGTGGCAAACTGCTTAATCCCCAGTTAGCTGCAGCACAAGTACATGGTGGGATGAGTATGAGTCTTGGATTTGGGTTAAGTGAACAGATGCTGTTTCATGAAAAAACAGGTAAGCCACTCAACAATAATCTATTAGATTATAAACTTCCAACAATCTTAGACACGCCCAAACTGGAAACAGATTTTGTAGAAACTTACGATG
- the arcC gene encoding carbamate kinase → MVMVKKRIVIALGGNALGKNLHEQMLAVRETAKAIVDLVEEGHEVVISHGNGPQVGMIQKAMDSLIKNEPQYGKVPLSVCVAMSQGYIGYDLQNALRETLLERSIVKPVSTVITQVIVDEKDKAFENPTKPIGSFMTKEEAQVLMDKGVKVIEDAGRGYRRIVASPKPVDIVEIDTIRTLLDAGQIVIAGGGGGIPVMVRGNRLKGAKAVIDKDFASSTLAQLIDADCLIILTAVEKVAIHFRKPGERWLSDLSINDAKAYMKEGHFAPGSMLPKIEAAVEFAESAKDRFALITLLEKAKEGIAGKTGTVIK, encoded by the coding sequence ATGGTTATGGTTAAAAAAAGAATTGTTATTGCATTAGGTGGTAATGCATTAGGTAAAAATTTGCATGAACAAATGCTAGCAGTAAGAGAAACAGCTAAAGCCATTGTAGACTTAGTAGAAGAAGGTCATGAAGTGGTTATATCCCACGGAAATGGTCCTCAAGTAGGTATGATTCAAAAAGCCATGGACTCACTGATAAAAAATGAACCCCAATATGGTAAAGTACCATTATCTGTATGCGTGGCTATGAGTCAAGGTTATATCGGTTATGATTTGCAAAATGCTTTAAGAGAGACATTGCTTGAGAGAAGCATAGTAAAACCAGTATCAACGGTTATTACACAGGTCATTGTTGATGAAAAGGATAAAGCATTTGAAAACCCAACCAAACCCATTGGAAGTTTCATGACAAAAGAAGAAGCACAAGTGCTAATGGATAAGGGTGTTAAAGTTATAGAAGATGCTGGACGTGGTTACCGTCGTATTGTAGCTTCTCCAAAACCCGTTGATATTGTAGAGATAGATACCATTAGAACCTTGTTAGATGCTGGTCAGATTGTTATTGCAGGTGGTGGTGGGGGTATCCCCGTCATGGTTCGAGGTAACCGCTTAAAAGGTGCAAAAGCTGTTATTGATAAAGATTTTGCCAGCAGTACACTTGCACAATTAATAGATGCTGATTGTTTAATCATCTTAACAGCAGTGGAAAAAGTAGCTATTCATTTCAGAAAGCCTGGTGAACGTTGGCTTTCAGATCTTAGCATAAATGATGCAAAAGCTTATATGAAAGAAGGACATTTTGCTCCAGGTTCCATGTTACCTAAAATTGAAGCAGCTGTAGAATTTGCGGAATCTGCTAAGGATCGTTTTGCACTGATTACATTGTTAGAGAAAGCAAAAGAGGGAATTGCAGGTAAAACAGGAACAGTCATTAAATAA
- the ygeW gene encoding knotted carbamoyltransferase YgeW produces the protein MSKMEKYIKKLNDLDFSDMYNNDFILTWEKTDEELEAVFTVADALRHMREENISTKIFDSGLGISLFRDNSTRTRFSFASACNLLGLEVQDLDEGKSQIAHGETVRETANMISFMADVVGIRDDMYIGKGNTYIRNFSKYVEQGNEDGILEQRPSIVNLQCDIDHPTQSMSDMLHLIHEFGGVENLKGKKIAMTWAYSPSYGKPLSVPQGIIGLMTRMGMDVVLAHPEGYEVMSDIEEVAKDNAAKSGGSFTKTNSMEEAFKDADIVYPKSWAPFVAMEKRTELYGNGDSEGIKALEKELLAQNKQHQDWQCTEDLMSLTKDGKALYMHCLPADITGVSCDIGEVDASVFDRYRVPLYKEASFKPYIIAAMILLSKVKDPAKCFAELEEKNTQRQYK, from the coding sequence ATGAGCAAAATGGAAAAGTATATTAAGAAACTGAATGATTTAGATTTTAGTGATATGTACAATAATGATTTCATCTTAACTTGGGAGAAGACAGATGAGGAGTTAGAGGCTGTTTTTACAGTGGCAGATGCGCTTCGTCATATGCGTGAAGAGAACATTTCTACGAAAATATTTGATAGTGGATTAGGTATCTCTTTATTTAGAGATAACTCCACCAGAACACGTTTCAGTTTTGCATCCGCATGTAACTTACTGGGACTTGAAGTACAAGACCTTGATGAAGGTAAATCACAGATAGCCCATGGTGAAACCGTACGTGAAACAGCTAACATGATTTCCTTTATGGCAGATGTTGTGGGTATTCGTGATGACATGTATATTGGAAAAGGAAACACCTATATTCGTAATTTCTCCAAATATGTAGAGCAAGGTAACGAGGACGGTATTTTAGAACAGAGACCCTCCATTGTTAACCTTCAATGCGATATTGACCATCCAACACAATCCATGTCGGATATGTTGCATCTTATACATGAATTTGGTGGTGTTGAGAACTTAAAAGGTAAGAAAATTGCCATGACATGGGCTTACTCACCATCTTATGGAAAACCGTTATCTGTTCCTCAAGGTATCATTGGCTTAATGACCCGTATGGGTATGGATGTGGTTCTAGCTCACCCAGAGGGTTATGAAGTGATGTCGGATATTGAAGAGGTAGCCAAAGACAATGCGGCTAAATCAGGTGGTTCTTTCACAAAAACAAATTCGATGGAAGAAGCTTTTAAAGATGCCGATATCGTTTATCCTAAGAGCTGGGCACCATTTGTGGCTATGGAAAAAAGAACCGAATTATATGGGAATGGTGATTCAGAAGGTATAAAAGCTCTAGAAAAAGAGTTACTGGCACAGAATAAACAACATCAAGATTGGCAATGTACGGAAGATTTGATGTCCTTAACAAAAGATGGTAAAGCATTATATATGCATTGTTTACCAGCAGATATAACAGGTGTAAGCTGTGATATTGGGGAAGTGGATGCATCTGTATTTGATCGATACAGAGTGCCTCTATATAAAGAAGCCAGTTTTAAGCCTTACATCATTGCAGCCATGATTTTATTAAGTAAAGTGAAAGACCCAGCGAAATGTTTTGCTGAACTAGAGGAAAAAAATACACAAAGACAGTACAAATAG
- a CDS encoding YgeY family selenium metabolism-linked hydrolase, translating into MDFNAIKEKAQTYKGKMTKFLRDLIAIPGESCGEEGVIRRIAKEMEEVGFNKVDIDKMGNVLGYMGTGKTLIAYDAHIDTVGLGEMSNWTFDPYAGYENDEEIGGRGASDQLGGIVSSVYGAKIMKDLDLLSDDYTVLVTGTVQEEDCDGLCWQYIINEDNIEPEFVVITEPTNGNIYRGQRGRMEIRVEVKGISCHGSAPERGDNAIYKMSDILQEVRALNDKLHVDPFLGKGTLAVSEIFFNSPSRCAVADMCAISIDRRLTDGETYQSALEEIRALPTVQKYGAEVTMYKYSRPSWTNLTYPTDCYFPTWVIPEDSKPTKAMVEAYEGMYGTPKVDKWTFSTNGVSIMGRYGIPCIGFGPGKEEEAHAPNEKTWKADLVKCAAVYAALPTIYCKDKK; encoded by the coding sequence ATGGATTTTAACGCTATTAAAGAAAAAGCTCAAACGTATAAAGGAAAGATGACCAAGTTTTTAAGAGATTTAATTGCTATACCTGGTGAAAGCTGTGGTGAAGAAGGTGTCATTCGCCGGATAGCCAAAGAGATGGAAGAAGTAGGATTTAACAAAGTAGACATTGATAAAATGGGAAATGTTCTGGGATATATGGGAACTGGTAAAACCCTTATTGCCTATGATGCACACATTGATACAGTAGGACTTGGGGAAATGAGTAATTGGACCTTTGATCCTTATGCAGGTTATGAAAATGATGAAGAAATTGGTGGTCGTGGTGCGTCAGACCAACTTGGGGGTATTGTATCCAGTGTATACGGTGCAAAGATAATGAAAGATCTGGACTTATTAAGTGATGATTATACCGTCCTTGTTACAGGTACTGTTCAAGAAGAAGATTGCGACGGTTTATGCTGGCAGTACATTATTAATGAAGACAATATTGAACCTGAATTCGTTGTGATTACAGAACCAACAAATGGCAATATCTACCGAGGACAACGGGGACGTATGGAAATTCGTGTTGAGGTAAAAGGGATATCCTGCCATGGGTCTGCTCCAGAGCGAGGTGACAATGCGATCTACAAAATGTCAGATATTCTTCAAGAAGTAAGGGCGCTGAATGATAAATTACATGTGGACCCATTCCTTGGTAAAGGGACCCTTGCAGTATCCGAGATATTTTTTAATTCACCATCCCGTTGTGCCGTAGCCGATATGTGTGCTATATCCATTGATCGACGTTTAACAGATGGAGAAACCTATCAGTCAGCACTTGAAGAAATACGTGCCTTACCAACTGTTCAGAAGTATGGTGCTGAAGTAACCATGTATAAATATAGTCGACCAAGCTGGACGAATCTAACCTACCCAACAGATTGTTATTTCCCAACGTGGGTTATACCAGAAGACAGTAAGCCTACGAAAGCAATGGTTGAAGCTTATGAAGGCATGTATGGTACACCAAAAGTGGATAAATGGACATTCTCAACCAATGGCGTATCCATTATGGGTCGATATGGTATACCTTGTATTGGATTTGGCCCTGGTAAAGAAGAAGAAGCACATGCACCTAATGAGAAGACATGGAAAGCTGATTTGGTAAAATGCGCAGCTGTCTATGCCGCATTACCAACCATTTACTGTAAAGATAAGAAATAG
- a CDS encoding helix-turn-helix transcriptional regulator encodes MMEDMNLEFLKRLAKGLVEHFGSHCEVVIHDLKSHNLQKTIIAIENGHVTNRKIGDGASHIVLDTLNHQEEELEDAIGYLTKTHDGRVLKSSSIYIRDEKGEPQYIFCINYDMTQLTIAESAIKSLLNLESTPCTEAEEIPTNVNDLLDDLIEESVKRIGKPVALMSKEDKISCIRFLNDAGAFLITKSGDKISTYFGISKYSIYNYIDIKR; translated from the coding sequence ATGATGGAAGATATGAATTTGGAATTTTTAAAAAGATTAGCGAAAGGGCTTGTAGAACATTTTGGTAGTCATTGTGAAGTGGTTATTCATGATCTAAAGTCTCATAATCTACAAAAAACAATTATAGCCATTGAGAATGGTCATGTGACCAATCGTAAGATTGGCGACGGGGCTTCACATATTGTGTTGGATACCCTTAACCATCAGGAAGAGGAGTTGGAAGATGCCATTGGGTATCTTACCAAAACCCATGATGGACGTGTCTTAAAATCCAGCAGCATCTACATACGTGATGAAAAAGGAGAACCCCAGTATATTTTTTGCATAAATTATGATATGACACAATTAACCATTGCTGAGAGCGCTATAAAATCGTTACTTAATCTAGAAAGCACCCCATGTACCGAAGCAGAAGAAATCCCAACCAATGTCAATGATTTGTTAGATGACCTTATTGAAGAATCCGTGAAACGTATTGGAAAACCTGTTGCTCTTATGAGTAAAGAAGATAAAATCAGTTGTATAAGATTTCTTAACGATGCAGGAGCCTTTCTCATTACAAAATCAGGTGACAAGATATCCACATACTTTGGTATATCAAAATATAGTATTTATAACTATATAGATATAAAACGCTAG
- the ssnA gene encoding putative aminohydrolase SsnA, whose translation MILIGNGRMITRDPNQPFIEDGCLVVDGPCISDVGSTDALRSKYPEASFVDAKGGLIMPGLINTHHHIYSALARAMMLNNHNPSNFLEILEGMWWKIDKHLTLEDVQLSAYVTYLECIKNGVTTVFDHHASYGATAGSLFEISEVAKKLGIRTSLCYEVSDRHGHHAMVEAVKENVDFIQAAKKDVTDMQKGMMGLHASFTLSDTSLDYIASQLPAETGYHVHVAEGIGDLHDALSQYNKRVVERLMDHEILGPDTLAIHCIHVNQREMDLLKETDTMVVHNPESNMGNAVGFTPVLELMRRDIPLGLGTDGYTSDMLESMKVANILPKHQLCNPSVAWGEVPQMLFHNNAAIANRFYNKPLGILKEGAYADVIIADYNPFTPLDGNNCNGHILFGLSGRHVTTTMINGKLVMKDRQVLGIDEEQLMAHSRELAVTLWEKMNR comes from the coding sequence ATGATTTTAATTGGGAACGGCCGTATGATTACAAGAGATCCAAATCAGCCTTTTATAGAGGATGGTTGCCTTGTTGTAGATGGACCATGTATAAGTGATGTGGGAAGTACCGATGCATTACGTTCAAAATATCCTGAAGCTTCTTTTGTGGATGCAAAAGGTGGATTGATTATGCCAGGACTTATCAACACTCATCATCATATTTACAGTGCCCTAGCACGTGCTATGATGCTTAACAATCACAATCCTTCTAATTTCTTAGAAATCCTTGAAGGTATGTGGTGGAAGATTGATAAGCATTTAACCTTAGAAGATGTGCAATTAAGTGCCTATGTCACATATTTAGAATGTATTAAAAATGGTGTGACAACAGTATTTGACCATCACGCTAGTTATGGTGCCACTGCTGGCAGCCTCTTTGAAATCTCTGAAGTAGCTAAAAAATTGGGTATAAGAACGTCGCTATGTTATGAAGTATCGGATCGGCATGGTCACCATGCCATGGTAGAAGCTGTGAAAGAAAATGTGGATTTTATTCAGGCAGCTAAGAAGGATGTAACGGACATGCAAAAAGGTATGATGGGCTTACATGCTTCATTTACTCTTTCTGATACCAGTCTTGATTATATCGCAAGTCAGTTACCAGCAGAAACCGGGTATCATGTGCATGTTGCGGAAGGCATCGGGGATCTCCATGACGCTCTTTCTCAATATAATAAGAGAGTTGTTGAACGGTTAATGGACCATGAAATTCTTGGTCCAGATACCCTTGCTATTCATTGTATTCATGTGAATCAACGGGAAATGGATCTTCTAAAAGAAACAGATACCATGGTTGTTCACAATCCAGAATCCAATATGGGTAATGCTGTTGGTTTCACACCTGTATTAGAACTGATGCGCCGTGACATTCCTCTAGGTCTAGGAACAGACGGTTATACCAGTGATATGTTAGAGTCCATGAAAGTAGCCAATATTCTTCCTAAGCATCAATTATGTAACCCTTCTGTTGCTTGGGGTGAAGTACCACAAATGCTTTTTCATAACAATGCTGCAATCGCTAATCGCTTCTACAACAAACCATTAGGCATCTTAAAAGAAGGTGCTTATGCAGATGTGATTATTGCGGATTATAACCCCTTTACGCCTCTAGACGGGAATAACTGCAATGGGCATATTCTCTTTGGTCTAAGTGGCCGTCATGTAACGACTACCATGATTAATGGGAAACTTGTCATGAAAGATCGTCAAGTACTTGGTATAGATGAGGAACAACTCATGGCACATTCACGAGAATTGGCTGTGACCTTATGGGAAAAGATGAATCGATAA